The window aaatattcgttaACTGCCAGAATAAATTATTTGGTTCTTTTACTCTGAAAGATGTGGTGAGAACATTTTTGGTAGTATACTGTTCATGAATTGGTTATATCAAATTGAATTGCCTtagaattacaatttttttatgtgacTGACAATAGgtagatatttttaattttagttgAATCACCATTTAGTTTCTTACTACTAACTTATTGagtcaaaattttttcattcttctgaAACTTTGTATTTCTgccacaaaaaaaatgtttttgggtTACCTTGTAAAAATTTTTCTGTGCAAGTTGTATATTTTCGGTCCGGATGTTTCTTTTCTGTAGTGTCTGAAATGAAACTTTGACCAAATATTACTGAGAGGcagaacaaaaattataaatattagttttttttttgttaattgtaTAGTGTTCTTGCCATTCTGCTATATCCGTGCATCCAATACTatgaaaatatagaattattttTCATCATTGTGTCCCCtgcaattttatcaataattcttGATATAAGAAGTTTTTCAAAGCCACGTCTTTAATATTTCAACTTAGATTTTATGGTTAATTCCAAATACATTGTATTCTCAATAATTTGAAGAGTTGTATTAGTGTGTGTAGATTCGTATTTAATATAGGtgtattttcataatgaatttgCACTACTAAATAAATTTTTGGCGTTATGttcatatttgttttttttttgttgagaagTGAACCATCTGAAATGAAGTTTTAGTCcttcaaactagtttgaaataataatagagGGAAACACCACATAAAGGAATTTGgaactgaaatttttattgtctgaataaaatatttaaatataaataacaaaactactttatagtaaataaaataaataaaaagatttaAAACAGTACGAAAATTAAAATAGCAGTTCTTTTCTGAGAACTCCATTTAAAATTCGTGTTTCAACCATTCACACAGTTtcatttaaataattcattacattGGCAAGCTACATTTGTACAAATTCAATGCTACACGTTGATTTGCTAGGAAGGTGTTGGTCTACATCTATCTTCGAGAAACAGGAACTTCCTCGAGTTTTCTCCAGACAACCTGAAAAGTTTGATATATTACCAACAAATTTCACTTTTTAATttgatgttcaatttttttgtgctaaattagtgaaaaaactcTTTGGAAATGATAGTTGAGGAGCATGGTCAAGTTTCTTAAGGAATTTCAATTAATCTGGGGGTGTAAAGACACATTCTCTTATCAACTCTTCGAGAAATTAAACTTACATTGCACATTTCTCTAACTAGTGCTTTCTCCCCATCATCCATGTCTTGTCCGGAGTTGTCCTGTACATCTCTATTCTCATTTGGCATACGTCCTTCTCTCTCCAGTTGCTCTCTTACTTCAAGAACCTGAAGAGCCCTGACGACAGCTTCTGGCCTACCACTCAAACCCCCTGCTGCACTATCTTGTGGTATTGTCAGAGTTGGATCTCCGGTTGAAGTTgctatttgatttattttgagGGTTAGAGACCTCTTGTCCTCTTCGAGTTCGTTGACTCGTTGCTCAAGACTTCTAACATATTGCATTATCTGATCTGAAATGGAgaaatgtatattttatattatctaattataatattatttacaGATATTTTATGGAATTGTGTAATAtgctatttgaatattttttttaatcccCCCAAATCGTTCAGGGTTGCTTATTAAGCACATAAAGAGTAGATATTTTCCAATGGCTAGatgatataatttgaaattccCTTTTTGTAATGTAGGAATATATCTACTGGGCCGATAAACTTGAGTTTTAATGCAAATAAGatacttttttttatcaaatttgaatttaggGCTGGATTTGTTCTGATTGCAGTTAGAGATAGAATGGCTGATTGTTATTCCTTATTTatcaatgtttgaattgaaaaagaGTCATTTTTCACAATACTTTTTAACAAATATTATTCCTTAGGACCACTAGTTTTTGAATTCTCCAATACTCTCATCTATCATAAATATAGGGTTTCCCAATAGgaaccatgggcgcccgcagacatttttctcagggggggcagaatgaaaattattgaaaaacgataaggcgtccatgattgtcattgaaaaccggaaaattgttgtgaatccattactttcctttttaccttgccctttggattgagaaagttatatttagggtgttgtgctgaaaaatgagacaatcaaaatctcagggggggccatggcccccctgcgggcgcccacgATAGGAACTATTTTTAGCTATTTATTTTAGTCAATAAAACTCCTCAGATCGTCATCGGCATTCTTAACGGAGTCTTCTAGTTTCTCTTTCAGATTCCAGCAAGCTGAGGATATCTCCTCCTCTCACAGGCCCCtttacgttcctaactaaaattaaaataaactaAAATGTTTATAATGGTAACGCTGTGTAttaatatttgacatttcttatttcATTTGTGTTCAGGAGGTTATAgcattcaatcatggaaagattAGCGACTTAACTCGTTTAGTTATTGTAAGAATTGCTTTATAattgctcatttgtgaatactgacaGAAATTTGGGGATGATCCAAccacagactagtaatctgtggtccAACAAtgacaaatgacataagaaatgtcaaaaaataatacagtgttgcaTGATGTAAGTGAAAGAGTTGAAGAaatcctggatccgcccctgtatTCACCCCATAAGTGATTATAAGGCTCTGGCCGTTTCGCTTTACCTGAGATAGAACCAGGAATAAAAGGCATGAGTGCGGTTGAAGATTTTTGTCAAGAAATACCTGATGAATGCCCTCTCGAATGGGTGTCTTCCTCACAACAATGGATCGTTTGTGGTATCTATTGCCTTTTCGACATAATCCGTCATTGTTCAAGTAATTCTGCTTCCCTTGAGATTTCAAAAGGTGAATGCATTCTAGTTCATTTATGAAACTAGCGGTATTCCAAGAATTCATTACAATTATTAGCTAGTAGGTAGACTTCCGGTATTGATTGCGACTCGTGGAAAATATGCAAAAGATAATTGCATTCTTTCCTGTTTGAAATGAACTGGATGCTTGGGTTATTAGTAGTTCAATATGGGTATTTGctccaatgaaaaaatattaaatacaaatataaaagaatttcagTCGTTATGCGTCGCCATTGAATTTCTATTTTAGgtttttgttaatatttttcACTAATATTAGAGTTTCAGATTTTATCTGCGACTGTCAGTTCTTGTTATCAAAAATATCTGCCAATTGGTGTGGAACTATGCTTACTCGTCCTCCTCTCAGCACCCTACAGTACGTTATTCTCGTTCTAGTAGATATGTGGACACACAGACAGACGGATACACACGAAACGTTGTTCAGTATGGTCTAAAATGCATTATTTTTCTGTAAGAAGTTCGCCTTAGTGTTTTAAAAGTTCGTCGTCGGTATTCATAGGAAGTGATGAAGAATGGATTGAAACTACAGACCGGTGGCGCAACCAGGATTTTGGTTCAAAGGGTGGTCGACTGAAcaattcataatgataaaaCAGCGATATAAAATATGAACAAATTGAcgaagaaaaggaaaaaaaggaatgaataatcaataaacaaaaaaaaaattaaaaaaaatgtctagTCGAATGCTTAGAAGAACTACCCATTCCACTATTAATCCTTGATTCACTGGTTAAGATAAGTTTAGGTTTTGTTGATGTGAAAATTACAGGTTACAGCGTTTTCAcaatagagagagtttattttcgataattgatgTCAATTATACAGTTTTTTATTACAACATAAATTACACCAAACTTTCTCTTCTTCAGGTAATCGTCAACATTTATAGATTTGTGTctaaatcaataaaaacttatttagttttgaatattcattttacCGTTTATGAGAGctgaaatatattaatattcATTTGTAGTAATATTTATCTACAGCGTGGTCGAAATCGTTTCTCGAGAACTAATTTCACAAATCGTTTTCTTGCAtctttttgtattgaatttcatcataattatacagggtggcttctatatatatattttttctttttagtcTCCTCTCCTCCAAGTTATTGGGTAATAACttcaaaatgtttttaaattgGAAGAAAATGTTTGGTTTTATCGAATGTCTTCTATATGGaacaatttagaaaaataaaattttattcttataGAAAGCCAATTAAATATCACTTATTGACAGTTTTTTCATCCCGAAATTTTATCATATTGAAGTGATGAAAAATCAAACCGCATCAGAACTGaagcaaaatgaaaaattaatccaAAAAGACAAATTCAATGTACAACTTTTTTGTATCTTGTTAGTgtgattacaaaaaaattgaagaggtATTGTTCAgactattttcaaattaaattcacCTTGAATCTATTAGAGATCTCTTTAGTTTTTGGGTAGGTACTTTGTATGTACGTTTTGGTACTTTGTATGGTAGAAATTTGAAGGTAAGGAATGTTTAACTGAAGATAGCCTGGAGCATGTTAGGTAGGTACCTGTCATTGCAGATCCCTGTATTGGTATTCCAAATGGAAAGGAAATTAAGTTTTCCAGATCTATCATTTAAGAAATGTTGCAAGGGCGCAATGTTTGGATACATGCATAGCTTCATATTCGTCATATTTTTAATTCACTATTCACACTATTGAATTCCCTCAATTCGATTTTCTAACATTATTACCATTCTCCGAAACCTGATTCAACACTAAGTGCGATATTTTCCCTTATTGCAACTTTCGCCAGGTCAGAACATTTTTATCAACAGAAGTTGCGAAGTGCTGACTTTCTCATCATTTCCGAGAAATTCGAGGATTATGGTGAGATGTCTCGTGTGACCTAAACTTAAGATGCACCTGTTACTATGTGATTTAATTCTAGGGAATGTTGAAAATCAGTGTAGCGTCGTAATTCCCAAGCTTATTAGAAATCAGTGCCGTCTTTTCCATTCTTCAAAATACACTTTATGAATGCACTGGATAAAGTTGAACCTTTACAGAAAAACCGTTACTtaaaaaatatccaatttttcaagTAGAccgataaaatgaaaataagaattgTTTTTCCCTATAATATTCAAGTCCTTGACACTACATATCCTTTTTGatgcaatacgctctattagtgtgacgtcacacaccgccatttttggttctcctgtcagtgttcggaatccaaacaaataaattgtcattcaaattagtacggtgtcgttgaagaaattggcttattttcataaataagagtgtgtttgaggaacgatttcaatattaattgatagacagaaggaacgaggttgataccagtaagtttgaatcctgtatcattccccagattttgtaaaaagccgtttttattagttgaacttcaagttcgaacttaccgGCATTAATCTATctattaatagtaaaatcgttccttaaataatcttatttatcaaaataagccaatttcttcaacgacaaagtactaatttgaatgacaatttgtttgtttggattccgaacactgacaggagaactaaaatggcggtgtgtgacgtcatcactaataataatactaatgtatattatagttatttatgcacaTTACTGTATACAATGAATAAAACATTCATTCTTTTATGAGATTGGCTTCGAAAGATGCGCATGTTAAAATTTCGGAGCATAGAGTTAAGTCTGGAGGGAGATTCAATATTTCCTTTCATActctacatttgttgttgtttgaaaaatggatgaaacgAGTTgcgtgtattgataaaacattGTTCTTCATGGGAAAAATAAATCTccaaaaaatgattcagttaatTGTCTGAAGAGATTTATCATTTATAAACACCGTGTCTTTTTTTCTAAGGGTTATCTGAGTGTAAGTCTCATGTTACTAAAGATTAATttggtaaaaaaaatattagagaTATATCAGCCTAAACGTCATGATAAATTGTTTTATTGGCAAAAAGGTCGAAAACCATTAGGACGGTATAATTTCCAAAactaaattcaagaagaatatcgaaaaatgatGACGACAAAGTTGAGATTTCAAGCTCCgtgcaaaatataaaaaaacaaccaTTTCAAGAAGTTTTGtgcaaaaccatagaaaatcaagaagaatattggaaaataaatatacattatttCTGTGAATCCAAATCCGATCGGGTATAGATTTTACGTGCATTGTATAGTAGAAATTTGTACataaaatagcaatttcaagATTCGAGCAAAATTCGTGATAATAGTGGCtccacaaccatagaaaattcaggtAGAATTCCTGAATCAGTGGCTctgctcatttttttttaaatccggCTCTGCTCAGAATGTTACTCGGAGGAAGAAAGCGATAGCtatgtgaaaaaataattaccGTTAAAGGTGCTCCGTTGGCGGGCTAGATTTTCATGCAGAATCCTTTCTCTACTAGCAGATCTACGGGGTTGGTTGTTCCCTGGAAACTGCTGAGATAGACCTGGCTCATCGGCATTTGTACTAGAACTAGAACCATCTCCATCGTCCCTAAGATTACCGGAGGGTGCACTACCACAGGATGGACACATCGAGTGATTACCTCTCTCTTCATCCAGATAAAGACACAGTTCCTTGAGCTCCAAGTTGTCCTTTATCAGTTCCTGCTGCTTGTTGTCCAATTCCCTCAACTTATTCTGGTAGGCTGACACCTCCTGCCTCATCACACTAGCTGTGTATCTTCCGAAACGTTGCCATTCCCTAGCCAGCTTCCTACCTTTCTGCCTATCGTCATCCAAGAAACAGCACAAGTCTCGTAGCTCCTGGTTGTCATCAGCCAATCTCTGATTTGCTTCTTTTAAAGACCTGAGCTCGGCAAGGATGTTTTGTATATGCTGTTGGTTGCTGGATATCACCCTGGATTCTTCCGGTTTCCTCACGAATTTCAACATATCCGCTCTTAACAGTTCGTCCTCGTATCTGTAGGGTTGTCGATGATGAGTTTGTTGGTGCAGCAACCTAGGATCTCCGTGAGGAACTTGGGGAATTCCAGGTTCATCCAATGGTATAGGTCTGAGTTCTTGATGGATCTGCGCTTGGGTAGTGCCAATGTTAGGGTGCCTCAACTCCTCTGGTCTGTGTTGGGGAGGATACGCGGGATacgaaaatttgatattattcgGGTAGTATTTACCTTGCTCTTGTAACTGTTGTAGTTGAAAACTGGTAGGTGTTTTCTCCGAAGTTTTCAATGGATAATTTTTGGCATCTTTAACTGGCGGTTGTTTCAGGATACCTTGGCTGTTAATCGAATTAGGGGGCAGAGGAGGGTGCTGGTATTTCGGGGGTAAAGAATTTCCAGAAGCTTCGTTCGCTGGTTTTATAAACGGCTGTTTTTTACTTGACATGTTAATCACTTTTTCAGAACGGTACCATTTTGTCACTTCAACATCAACATGTTCACTGTCTGTTTGTGTACCAGTTCAATTTGACTTTAAATTTAAGTGGGTCACTGAAGTAGTACACACTTAAATCACATATTGAGAGTTTCACTGGTCGCTGTGTCTTGTTTTCTTGTGGAGATACGTTGGTCACTTGAGGCGATCTGCACTTGACTCTCACTTTATTGTCACAGTTTCACTGTTGAACCTTTGTATTTGTTTCGTATGTTTTCCCGCTGTTTTCGCGAATTGACTTAAGGGCTTGTGTTTGACTACGGTAAGGCAACATGGCCGCGGTGTTACTTAGAACGTCATCAGGTAGACTGGTTTGAGAGTTTAAGCGAGGCTACGCGATAGTGAAAGGTTATTTGCACTCGTCTAGTTGGCCGACCTATTCATTCCGGGTACGAACACTTTCTGAAGAAGTTGACTCTGTGTTATAATggaatttcttttattttgtcACGTGTTGCTTTCAGTCCGATTTTGGGTAGGAGAATTCGGTTTTTGTATTTAGAATTTAAACGGAGTTCTTTTTCAAATTCGGTCAtatgattcataaaaaaaatttcacatactTACACTATGTTTTTATGAATTGGATTGACTGGTTTTTTGACTACAAGTCAgttcgaatatttttcatattattggtgttttctgaattaattgggttttttcgaaaattttgagtGTTCATACCAACAATTCGCAGAGAATTTCCTATTAATATTaatgaatcattgaaaaaattaacgaCTATATCACACTTGTAGGGTGAAAAAATACTCTCCAAAAAAGGGTTCCAAAAAAATGGTTGATACAGgttgattaataataatttctgaaaattttacacTTAAAatagtattagacgatattttctctatttcagtcaagttttgtgaaatatcatcgaaattcaatgaaaaattcagatcatataTCCTAGGgaaatttgtattgtatcttggcagttggtgcgactgttacaaaaattgacagattacggaatttcaatttgaatcgtatgtttcgaattttgaaaaaatttaatattacgcattgaattcgtgaataatgtctaacaaaatccatttaacaccaacagaattgagagaaattgcgaataatatcgcaaatcatttaattatccaaattatattatattgacaataattgacgtgtgttgaattttgataggattgga is drawn from Harmonia axyridis chromosome 7, icHarAxyr1.1, whole genome shotgun sequence and contains these coding sequences:
- the LOC123684054 gene encoding coiled-coil domain-containing protein 85C-A yields the protein MSSKKQPFIKPANEASGNSLPPKYQHPPLPPNSINSQGILKQPPVKDAKNYPLKTSEKTPTSFQLQQLQEQGKYYPNNIKFSYPAYPPQHRPEELRHPNIGTTQAQIHQELRPIPLDEPGIPQVPHGDPRLLHQQTHHRQPYRYEDELLRADMLKFVRKPEESRVISSNQQHIQNILAELRSLKEANQRLADDNQELRDLCCFLDDDRQKGRKLAREWQRFGRYTASVMRQEVSAYQNKLRELDNKQQELIKDNLELKELCLYLDEERGNHSMCPSCGSAPSGNLRDDGDGSSSSTNADEPGLSQQFPGNNQPRRSASRERILHENLARQRSTFNDQIMQYVRSLEQRVNELEEDKRSLTLKINQIATSTGDPTLTIPQDSAAGGLSGRPEAVVRALQVLEVREQLEREGRMPNENRDVQDNSGQDMDDGEKALVREMCNVVWRKLEEVPVSRR